GCGTTCTATATTTACGACTGGCTGGTTGGGCTGGATCGGCTGATCGTTGATAACAACGGCTACGCCAGCGGCCGTGAACTGGATGCTGCCGCGCGCAATGCGCTGGCAGATATCGTGCGTCAGTGTGCGCCGGTAAAACGGTTCTAATCGATCCTCACTTTGAGTTGGCCTGCCAGCTCAACTTCCGCTTCCCGTAACAGGGCAATCAGCGCCGCAAAGGTTTCCTGCCTGGCGGCGCTGTGCAGATGGCACAGCGCAATCTCCGCCGGTAACGGCATTTCACCGGTTAGCACATCCCATAACGCATCAAGGTTGTTGCCAAAGTGCGCGCCGCTGTGGGTCAGCCGGACGAAATGGCGATAGAAGGCGCGCATGTCGGCGATCTGCCGAAAATCAAAGCTCAGCCGGTGCAGCGTCATCACGGCATCCGGGTAAAAGTGCGATAGTGATCGCGCGTCAGCCAGACGGTGCCGCTGGTTGACCAGATCAGGCGGTCGGCGTTGCGGTGTCCGCACTGGTAATTCACATCGGCTTCAAAGAAGCGTTCTCCGGCTGCGGCGGGCAAACGCCCTTCACGATTGGCAAAACGATCGCCACCGATGGCATGGCCGGGCAGACTCACGCATAAATTGCCTTTGGCGGGATCCCAGCCCTGACGACGCGCCTGACTTTTTGTCAGGTAAAACGCAGGTAACTGCTGATGTTGTTGAAGATAACGGGCAACCACCGGCGCAGCGGTGAGCGCACTGATGTCCTGTTGGGCCAACGGAGGCGCGGAAAAATGGGGTTTCAGGCCGATCCAACAGACGATCAGCGCAGCAGCAAGAACGATCCAGCGAAGTGTTGACATGATTAGTAGAGAGCGAAGTGAACGAACTGCGGACTATACCATTTTTTGTGGGTAACGCGGGCCGACGGTGAGGTCGGCCCAACGCGCACATGACTATCCGCGGCTGGCCGTCTGGCTGCTGCTGTTATTACGGTGTTGATGCGCATAAGTGCGACGCCATGCACCTGGCGCCTGGCCAAACTGGCGTTTAAAGCTACGATTAAACGACTGCTGTGAATCAAATCCGAGGGCGATCGCCACGTTAAGGATCGGTTCGTTGCTGGTGGTCAGGCGATCGGCTGATTTCTTCAGCTTTTTCTCGCGGATGTACTCACCCAGCGGATGGCCGGTGTGTTCTTTGAACATACGTTGCAGATGCCATTTTGAGTAGCCAGCCCGTTCAGATACGGTGTCGAGATCAAGGCGGCCTTCAATGTTGTTATCAATCCAGTTAATCAGATCGTGAATAAATACGTCGGTTCTCATTCTCTGTCTCCCGTCGCGGCAGCGAACAGTATTAGTATCAGTTGCAATTACATTTAAAATGGCCCACCTCGGCGTTTAATGCAAGTTTTATTATTACATTTTCGTCCCTGCTCGGCGTGTGGCTATTGCTGTGTCATACCGAACAGCGCCCGCCTGGCCTGTCTTTACAGGATAAATGTATCTGTCACTCTTGCAGATACATTTACCACTTCTTACAATTCAGTGGCGTTGCCGCAGCGCCTATCCGCTTTTCCTTTAGCGCTAAGTAAATGCAATGTCTTGTAAATTGCGTGCCCTGCCGCCGATTTGCCGCCAGACTTATAGCCGATCATATTGCGACCGGCCCGCCTGGCCGGTGCACATCAAGGAGAAAAACCGTCATGCTTACGCTTTCCCGCAGCGCACTGCTTTGGGGTGCCCTGCTCGGCTCTACCGCCGCCGTTGCCGCCACGCCGGTTTATGGCCCGGAGTTACAGGGCTTCACCTATCCCTATCCGCTGCAGCAGTTCAGCTTTCAGTCGCAACAGCAAACGCTGCACATGGGTTTTATGGACGTGCAGCCACAGGGCAAGGCAAACGGCCATACGGTGGTGCTGATGCACGGCAAAAATTTCTGTGGTGCCACCTGGCAGGCCACCATTGCCGCACTGAGCAGCAACGGCTATCGCGTCATCGCGCCGGATCAGATCGGTTTTTGCAGCTCCAGCAAACCGGCGAGCTATCAGTACAGCTTTCAGCAGCTGGCGGACAATACCCATGCCCTGCTGAAAAGCCTGCATGTTGATAAGGCGATCGTGATCGGCCACTCCACCGGCGGCATGCTGGCCACACGTTACAGCCTGAGTTATCCGCAGGAGGTTGAAAAAATGGTGCTGGTGAACCCGATCGGGCTGGAAGACTGGAAAGCCAAAGGCGTGCCGTGGCGCAGTGTCGATCAGTGGTATCAACGTGAACTGAAAACCAGCGCGGCGGGCATCAAGCAGTATGAACAGAAAACCTACTACAGCGGCCGCTGGGATAAATCGTACGATAAATGGGTCGATATGCTGGCGGGCCTGAACAATGGACCGGGTAAAACGCGGGTGGCATGGAACTCGGCGCTGATTTACGACATGATTTTTACCCAGCCGGTTTACTATGAGTTCAAAGACCTTAAGGTGCCAACCACGCTGATGATCGGTACCGACGATACCACCGCCATCGGCAGCGATATTGCGCCAGCGGCGGTTAAGTCACAACTGGGTAACTATAAGCAGCTGGGCAAAACGGTTGCCGGTCTGATTCCCGGCGCTCAGCTGATTGAGTTTCCTGGCCTGGGGCACGCACCGCAGATGGAAAAACCAGACATGTTCCATCAGCGCCTGCTTGGCGTGCTGCAAAAGTAATAAAAAAGGGCCGCTTTTGCGGCCCTGTTTGCCCGTGTTGAGGGCTATTTTTTCTCGCTGCTCTGCTCGCAGATATCCGGTACGCGTAAGCAGCCGCTGGTATCACCTTTTTCCAGCTCAAGCAGCGCATCGGCGATTGTGCGTTTTTGCAGCACCTCCAGCGACGCCTGCTCCGCCTCTTCGGCGATCGCCTTGAAGTACCAGCAGGTATTGGCGCTCACCACGCAGCGCGCCTGAACATCCGGTCGCGACGCCCACAGCTTTTTGTCTTCAATCACCGAGCTGTAGATATCACGCAGGGTAATCTCATTAGCCGGACGACCCAGGTGAATCGAACCGGTGCGGCCGAGCGTGGACACAATAATGCCGTCTCGGGTTAAAGGCACCATCAGCTTGCGGATCAAGCTGGGGTTGGCTTCAAGGCCGTAAGCGAGAATAGCGCTGGTAGAGCGTTTACCCATTTGCTCCGCCATCGCTACGCTTAAGACCATCTGCAAAGCTGTCGGGAAGCGGTAATCAAGCATTTGATATTCCTGAGTAGCGGTGAATCTTATTCTTTTTCGCACCGGGGCTGTGAATGTTCATAGGCGATAAATATAACAAACACTGTTGCTTTTTAGAAGCTGGTCAGATGTGCGGGGCACGTAATAACCATTTTGCCGACGCCGCCATGCTGGCTGAACGCCTGTTTTTCAGGCTCTCAGCGAATACAGCGTGACGTTGTCACCACGTCGGCATTTATTGCGGCGAACGGCGTGTTACCAACACGTATCTCAACCCGAGCACTAACAGCACGTTGATCAAGGCCAGCAGGCATAACAGCCAGAGCGTGGTGCTGGCCCCTGCCCGATCGAAAACATAACCGCCAATCACCGGCGTCAGCGCCTGGCCGATCAGTGCCGGGCGGGCCATCCTTCCTACCACCAGCGCATACTCCTCCGGCGGCACCATCGCCAGCGGCAACGTACCGCGCACAATCGCCCGCAGGCCATTGCCGGCACCGTAAAGCAGCATGCTGAGCAGCGCCATGCCGGGCCAGATCGCCAACACAATGATGCCAATGGCGACCAGCGCTACCGAGAAAAAGGCGGTCCAGATCGGGTGCCCGCGCCGAAAGGCGATGTCGACCAGACGGGATCCAACCTGGCAAGGCCCAAGAATGGCGCTGATGCCCAGCGCGGCGGCCAGCGAATACCCGCTCGCCTGCAACAGCGTGATCAGCTGCAGCGACATCGCGGTCATGATCACCGATGCGAGGGTAAAAATGGCGCATAACAGCCAGAACAGCTGCGGAGCCAGCGAACTGCTGCGCGTTATGGTCGCCGGGCGAGCTGCCCGTTCTGCCGCCGACGTGGCAGGCAACGCGTAGAGATAGATGGGAATCACGCTAATCAACAACAGCAGCGCACAGAGATAGCAGGCGTCACGCCAGCCAAAAAGGTGAATCAAACCCGCCGTGCCCGGCCACACCAGCGAGGTGCAAAAGCCGGAGATCAGCGTAATGCCGGTAATCATGCTGCGCGCCTGGCCGCCGTAGAGCGTGCCTAAAACGGAAAACAGCGCGTCGTAGAGCCCCATCGCCATGCCAATGCCAATCACGCACCATGCCAGGAAAAACAGCGCATAGTGATGAGCGAAACCCATCATCACCAGCCCCGCCGCCATCACTATGCCGCTGCCCGCCAGTAGTCGTCGTCCGTGGCCTGCGGCGATCAGCCGGCCAGTTAACGGCGCCAGCAGGCCCGAAATCAAAATGCTGATGGAGAGCGCACCGTAAACCCACTGCTGCGACCAGTGCGTTTCAGCGATAATCGGCCTGGCCATCACCGCCAGTAGATAAAACGATCCGCCCCATGACAGGATTTGTACCACGCCAAGCAGGAAAATTGGCATAAGGCCGGGCTTAACAGAGTGAACAGGCACTATCGCGACTCTGGCTATAAAAGTAGAGCAGCAGAGTAATGCAACCCCGGCAGAGGGTAAACCCTGATTGACAGCAACGATATAATCTGATGGAAAACCAATTATAAGTTCAAATTATTTGAAAGAATTCAATTTATTTGTTTAGCGGAGGTAATGTGTATTCTGCAAAGGCGCTGAATGTGCTTTAATCAGCCCGTTCTGGTCAGATCACTGGCTAATGCGCTTGACGTCAATAATAATCATTTTCACCTGAAAGCTCATTACAGCAGATCCGATTGGCAGATTAATCTGATATTCATGATTAATGGCCTTTTTGCAATTTATCCTAAAGAAGTATTTTTTCAAGAAGTTATGATACAGACATAACGCAAATCAGGATAAATAAAGCTATATTATCGCTGCGCTTATAAATGAATATTTGAGGTATAAAGAGGTACGAGGCGCCTATTCTAATATTTTCAGCGCCACTAATTTTTAATAAAAAATTCTCGGCTATAGTTATTTGGCTTGATTGTCTTGATTTGACTTAACACAGCAAAAGAGGTGACCTTTCATGGGTAAATATTATTACGTCAACAAAAATTCTGGATATAACGACAACCACGTCGTCCACGCATCAGGCTGTTCGTGGCTGCCAAAAATTAGCCAGCGCCAGTTTTTAGGCACCTTCTATTCCGTGAACGCCGCCCTGCAACAGGCACGGAAATTTTATCAGGGCGCCATGGCCTGCGATGAATGCTGCCCGATCATGGTAAAAAAAAGCCTGCCAACTCAGAATAAATCGGCCCTGAACATGATGGCGAAATTCTGATAACGCTGTCGCTCACGCCATTACGCGTAATACCCAGGCGCAAGAAGCGCAGCTAAAAATGCGCCGGACCCCTCTCCGGCGCATCAGCTTTACGCCACAGACCGCAAAATCTCACCTTTTTTTCGGTCCGCTGTTTTACTTTTCTGCCTGATAGACCACAATAAGCTCATTCAAAATTGTGACGGACATCACTTTCCGTCCGGTGGGTTTTCGCGTCGGCGAAAGGTCTATCTTCTCTTATAAGTTATTGAACGCCATGCAAACATCTACTGTTTCTCGTAAAAAGGCCTGGGTGCGCGTTGTGCTGCTCGCCGTGGCTGCCTTTGTCTTTAATACCACCGAATTTGCACCGGTTGGTTTGCTCTCGGATATCGCCGACAGTTTTGCCATGAAAACCGCTGACGTTGGCATCATGCTGACCATTTATGCCTGGGTTGTGGCGCTGATGTCACTGCCGCTGATGCTGGCAACGCGCAACGTTGAGCGACGACTGCTGCTGGCGCTGCTGTTTATCCTGTTTGTGGCCAGCCATCTGTTATCGACCTTTGCATGGAGCTTTGCTTCGCTGGTGGTCTCTCGCATTGGGATTGCGCTGTCGCATGCGGTGTTCTGGTCGATTACCGCCTCGCTGGCTATTCGCGTGGCGCCTGCGGGCAAAAAAACCCAGGCGCTGAGCATGCTGGCCACCGGCACCGCGCTGGCGATGGTGCTTGGCGTCCCGATTGGTCGTATTGTCGGCCAGGCGCTGGGCTGGCGCACCACCTTTGGCATGATTGGGCTGTCCGCGCTGGTGTTAATGCTGATGCTGCTTAAGCTGCTGCCGAAGTTGCCAAGCGAGCACACCGGCTCCCTGAGCAGCGTGCCGATGCTGTTTCGCCGACCGGCGCTGGTTAGCCTGTATGTCCTGGTGACGCTGGTGGTTACTGCGCATTACACCGCCTACAGCTATATCGAACCCTTTATGGAAAGCGTGGCGGATCAGGGCGCGAATTTCACCACCCTGCTGCTGCTGGTGTTTGGCTCCGCCGGGATTCTGGGCAGCATCATTTTCAGCACGCTGGGCAATAAGTTCCCGTCTGCACTGCTGATCAGCGCCATTGCGCTGGTGGTGCTGTGCATGGGCTTGCTGTTTTTTGCCGCCACGCACCCGGGTGCGATCATGACGTTGTGCGTGATTTGGGGCATGGCGATGATGATGATTGGCCTGGCGATGCAGGTGCGGGTACTGTCACTGGCGCCGGATGCAACCGATGTGGCGATGTCGCTGTTTTCCGGCATCTATAACATCGGCATTGGCGCCGGTGCGTTGATCGGTAATCAGGTCAGTATTCATCTGGCGATGGCAGATGTGGGAAATATTGGCGCGATGCTGGGACTGGTGGGCTTGCTGTGGTGTGTGTGGATTTTCCGGCGCTATCCGCAACTGCGAACCAACGGATAAATGAAGCAGGCTGGCAGGCGCCAGCCTTTGCTTTCAATCTTAATTATAAACGGTTGCCGTGCCATACAGACTGCTGCTGCCAGAGGTCGAAATCATGCGGTAGGATTTGGCTCCTGCCGCGTTGGCCTTTCCCGATAGCTGGCTCTCCAGCGACATCAAAGACGTACTGCCGGTGGCATTGACCGCGATAACCTGCGGCCGCTGCGCCTCGTTGAGTGTACCCTGCTGCGCTGCGAAGCCGGTTAGCGGTGATATGCCAAATGCAACCAGTGCCACTACCAGAATGCTTTTCATGATCGCCTCTCGCGTTTCATTCAACTCGTCGATTACTGATAAATGACTGCGGTGCCGTGCAGGTTGTTCTGGCCGCTGGTAGAAGTAATACGGAACGATTTTGCGCCCGCTTCTTCCGCTTTGGCATTCAGTTGTGCTTCCAGCGAGCCCAGGTTGGCGCCGCCCTGTGCGGAAATGGTACCGATAGCCTGCTGCTGAGCCGGTTCCTGGGTCACCACATCAGCGGCAAAAGCACCAAATGAAGCGGCAGACAAAGCGATAGTAGCAAGGATCATTTTTACGTTTTTCATGGTCGTCTCTCTTTAATTTTTCAGGGTTATCAGGTTGCCGTCGTTATTAACTTAACGATCGATAACTAAATGATAGGCCTCTCCCCCCTCTGTCGTCAATATTATTTTTTAATGACCGTTAATTTAATAAAACCCTTATACGACAAGGCCTGTAGGGCCGATCTCATCACCAAACCCCGGCAGCTTAACCCCCACAGAGCACAAAGCGTCAAAGCCAGCTGACGCGGCAGCGGTTGCTCTTGATTAATTTATTAATGAACGGTAATTTAATTGGACACTCCATCCAGCCAAATGAGGATCTATGAGCGTTACGCAGGAAACAAAAGTAAAAAAAGGGCGCGGTCGCCCCAAACTTTTTGACCGCGAACAGGCTCTGGATCGCGCACTGGAACTGTTTTGGGCGCACGGGTATGAAGCCACTTCGCTGGCCGATTTGGTCGCCGCGACCGGGGCAAAAGCCCCGACGCTCTACGCCGAGTTTGAAAATAAAGAGGGATTGTTCCGTGCGGTGATGGAGCGCTATGTGGAGATGTTCTCAGCCCAGCGTAATGCCACCCTGCAATGCAAAGAGAGCGGCGTTGCCACCGGTATCGAAAACTATTTTCGCTCCACCGCGGCCTGCTTTACCGATCGTGATAAGCCTGCGGGCTGCTTCTTTATCTGTACATCGACGGCGCTGTCGGCCGATTCAGAAGAGATTGCTGACATGCTGCGTAAAAAGCACCGCAGTCAGGAAGCGACGCTGAACGCCTTTTTACAGGAGCGTAAAGCGTTGGGCGAACTGGCCGAAGCCACGGACACCGCGGCGCTGTCGCGCTATTTGACCTGCGTGTTGCAGGGGATGTCGGTGCGCGCACGGGAAGGTGCCGATCGGGCTGAACTCGACGGCATTGTCGATACCCTGATGCAGCTGTGGCCGATGTTGTCCGGCGTGTGCCGTCAAAAAACGGGCCGCTAAGCGGCCCGTGGGTTTATTCCAGCCAGAACACCGGCTTTAACTCATGACTGACCGGGCTGTTATCGGCATTGCACACCATCAACTCTCGCATCGATGCCCACCAGCGCTGGCACACGTCGGTTTCGGCAACCGCCTGCCAGCGCGCCTCTGACTCAATCTCTACGCTGGCAAACAGCAGGCTGCGCTCGACGTCGAGATAGATAGCGTACTGGTGCGCGCCATGCGCCTTCAGCGTCTCCGCCAGCTCAGGCCAGATCGGCGAATGACGCCGCTGATATTCAGCATGGCAGTGCGGAAACACCTCCATGACAAAGGCTTTACGCACCATGTGCCGGCCCTACGTCCAGCGCCGCCTGCCAGGGCTTGACGTTAAAGCGTTCGCCCAGCGCAATCAGCTCGTCGGTAGTAATGCCCTGACGCATGCCGCCCATCGACAGCACTTTGACCACCACTTCCGAGGCTTTTTCAGCGGTATCAATCAGGCCAAACGCCTCATCCAGCGTTGGTCCGGTACCAAAAATGCCGTGGAATGGCCACATCACCAGCGTATGCGATCGCATCTGCTCGGCGGTTTTAGCGCCGATACCATCGGTGCCCGGCACCATCCACGGCAGAATGCCAACGCCATCGGGGAAGACCACCAGACACTCGGTGCTGCCTTCCCATAACAGGCGGGTAAAGCGGGCAGCATCCAGCTCAACCACATAGCTCAGCGCCATAAAGTTGGTGGCATGGCAATGCATGATGACGCGATCCTGGCCATTGGTAACCGCTTTGCGCACGCAGTGTGACTGAAAATGCGAGGCGAGCTCCGAGGTCGGCACGCCGCCGTTGCTCAGCCCCCAGTGCACTTTGCAGGAGAGCCCTTTGTCGTCAACCTGCAGCAGCGCCAGACTGTCAGCGGGATCCAGCTGCACGTTGCGGAAAAATTTGCCAGAGCCGGTGACCAGAAACCAGTCGTTGGCCAGCGCAGGCGCAGGCTGACTCAGTTCAATACAGCGCGGTTCCGCGTAAAAATCCGCGGCCCACGGCTGCACTTCTTCTGCCGTCAGGCGCAGGCTGACGTTGCCGCCATTGCGTTCGTCCCAGCCTTTGAGCCACATATCACTGGTAGCTTTGACCATGCCCTGCACAAAAGGCGAAGTTAGTATGCTTTGCATCGATAATCCTTAACGTTGAGACAGAATCTGTTGTTCGTAATCACGGACCTTGGTTAACCAACTGGCATCCGCTGGCACGTCGTGGCGCAGGCACCAGGCTTCCCACACCGCCTGCCACGGCAGCGATTTTTGCTCTTCCAGCAGCGCTAAACGGCTGGTGAAGTCGCCCTGCACTTCCAGCTGACGCAGCTGGGCGGTCGGCTCCAGCAGCGCGCGCAGCAGCGCTTTTTTGGCGTTGCGCGTGCCGATAACCCAGGCAGCAATGCGGTTGATCGAGGCGTCAAAGAAGTCGAGTCCGATGTGCACTTTGTCAAACAGCTGCTGACGCACAATCTCGCTGGCAATCGCCTGCGTTTCATCATCCAGAATCACCACGTGATCGCTGTCCCAGCGCACCGGACGGCTGACGTGCAACAGCAGGCGCGGCACATAGAGCATGGCGGTGGAAATTTTGTCAGAGATGGTTTCCGTGGGATGGAAATGCCCGGCATCCAGCGTCAGCGCGGTCTGGCGACTGGTGGCGTAACCGAAATAGAACTCGTTGGAGCCGACGGTGTAACTTTCGGCGCCGATGCCAAACAGTTTGCTCTCCACCGCATCAATGTGGTGCTGCGGGTTAAGCTTCTCGCTGATGATCTCATCCAGTGCCGCCAGCAGGCGCTGACGCGGCGCCATCCGGTCTACCGTCAGATCTTTCATGCCGTCCGGCACCCAGATATTCATCACCGATGGCGTACCGAGCTGCTCGCCAAAGTAAGCAGAAATTTTGCGGCTCGCCTTGCAGTGATCGATCCAAAACTGACGAATGGCATCGTCGGCGTGCGCCAGCGTAAAGCCGTCGGCGCTCAGCGGATGCGAGAAGCAGGTTGGGTTGAAATCGAGGCCAATTTGATGCTGTTTCGCCCAGCTGACCCAGCGGCTGAAATGCTCGGGTTTGATGGCATCACGATCTACTGGCTCATCGCTGTCCAGATAGATGGCATGCAGGTTCAGCCGCTTGGCTCCTGGAATCAGCGACATCGCCATATCGAGATCGGCGCGCAGCTCTTCCGCGCTACGGGCCCTGCCCGGATAGTTGCCGGTGGCCTGAATGCCGCCGGTCAGCGTGCCTTGAGGATTTTCAAAACCACGCACGTCATCGCCCTGCCAGCAGTGCATGGAAACAGGAAGGGTATCAAGCTGCTGCATCGCTGCTTCGACATCGACGCCAATGGCGGCAAAGCGCTGCTTCGCCAGATCAAAAGCCTGCTCAATAAGCCGTGTCATAAACAAAGTTCCTTAGTGGTTTGGCTGAGCGACTGAAAACGCTGCCAGTACGTTGAAGCGTGCTCCTCGGGATGAGGCTGCACGGTGTGCACGGGAAAGTTAGCGGCGATGCAGTGACGCAGCGCCTGAAGATCGGCGAGTTCGCCAAGGGCAATCAGCTGACAGCCGACGTTGCCCAGCGTTGAGGCCTCTACCGGCCCCGCCTGCACCGCCAGATTGCAGTGGTTGGCACAGAGCTGATTGAGAAAATGGTTCTGGCTACCGCCGCCCACGATGTGCAGCTGGCTAAAGGGTTTGCCGCGCAGTTGCGTTAGCTGATCCAGCACCTGCCGATAGAGCATGGCGAGGCTGTCAAAAATACAGCGCGCCAGCGCGGCGGTGCTTTGTGGCACCGGCATTCCCTGTTCGGCGCAGGCATCCTGAATCGCCTGCACCATGCTGACGGGATTGATAAAACGTTCATCATTGGGATTGATCAGGCTGCGACAGGCGGGCTCAGCTTCAGCGGCGCTCACCAGACCAGTAATATCCGTGACCTGCAGTTCGTCGCAGATACGCTGCAACAGCCACATGCCCATGATATTTTTCAGCACGCGGTAGCGCCCTTCAATACCGCCTTCGTTGGTCACGTTGGCCGCCAGCGCCGCGGCGCCGGTATGCGCGTACGGGCTTTCAAATCCCATCAGCGACCAGGTGCCGGAACTGATCCATGCCGTATCGCTGTGCTCCAGCGGGACGGCCATCACCGCGCTGGCGGTATCGTGGCTGGCTACGGCGATCATCGGCACCGCTTTGCCGCTGGCACTCTGCCAGTAACCCACGGTGTTACCCGGCTGGGTCGGCTTTCCGAACCAGCTTTTATTCGCGCCCGCCCACGCCAGCAGCGTCTCGTCCCACTCACCGCTCTGAATATTCATCAGTTGGGTGGTGGTGGCGTTGGTGTATTCCCAATTCATCTCCCCGGTAAAGCGGTAGTGCAGATAATCGGGAATCATCAACGCATGGGCGACCCGGACGCACTGCGCCGGTTCGCGCTGGCTGAAGGCGCGCAGCTGCCAAAGGGTGTTAAACGGCAGAAACTGAATGCCGGTACGCTGCCACAGCGCCTCACGTCCCCACTGCTGCTCCGCCTGCGCCATCACGCCGTGGGTGCGGCCATCACGATACGAGACCGTTTCACCCACCCGCTCGCCGTGCTGATCGAGCAGCACCACATCCACTCCCCAGGTATCGATACCGATGCTGTCGATATCGATACCCTGCGCATCCAGCCTCGCCAGCCCGGCGCGAATCTCCTGCTCAAGCGCGTCGAGATCCCAGCAG
The sequence above is drawn from the Duffyella gerundensis genome and encodes:
- a CDS encoding sugar transporter, which encodes MQTSTVSRKKAWVRVVLLAVAAFVFNTTEFAPVGLLSDIADSFAMKTADVGIMLTIYAWVVALMSLPLMLATRNVERRLLLALLFILFVASHLLSTFAWSFASLVVSRIGIALSHAVFWSITASLAIRVAPAGKKTQALSMLATGTALAMVLGVPIGRIVGQALGWRTTFGMIGLSALVLMLMLLKLLPKLPSEHTGSLSSVPMLFRRPALVSLYVLVTLVVTAHYTAYSYIEPFMESVADQGANFTTLLLLVFGSAGILGSIIFSTLGNKFPSALLISAIALVVLCMGLLFFAATHPGAIMTLCVIWGMAMMMIGLAMQVRVLSLAPDATDVAMSLFSGIYNIGIGAGALIGNQVSIHLAMADVGNIGAMLGLVGLLWCVWIFRRYPQLRTNG
- the bhsA gene encoding multiple stress resistance protein BhsA, whose amino-acid sequence is MKNVKMILATIALSAASFGAFAADVVTQEPAQQQAIGTISAQGGANLGSLEAQLNAKAEEAGAKSFRITSTSGQNNLHGTAVIYQ
- a CDS encoding DUF1471 domain-containing protein, yielding MKSILVVALVAFGISPLTGFAAQQGTLNEAQRPQVIAVNATGSTSLMSLESQLSGKANAAGAKSYRMISTSGSSSLYGTATVYN
- a CDS encoding helix-turn-helix domain-containing protein, which produces MRTDVFIHDLINWIDNNIEGRLDLDTVSERAGYSKWHLQRMFKEHTGHPLGEYIREKKLKKSADRLTTSNEPILNVAIALGFDSQQSFNRSFKRQFGQAPGAWRRTYAHQHRNNSSSQTASRG
- a CDS encoding RrF2 family transcriptional regulator encodes the protein MLDYRFPTALQMVLSVAMAEQMGKRSTSAILAYGLEANPSLIRKLMVPLTRDGIIVSTLGRTGSIHLGRPANEITLRDIYSSVIEDKKLWASRPDVQARCVVSANTCWYFKAIAEEAEQASLEVLQKRTIADALLELEKGDTSGCLRVPDICEQSSEKK
- a CDS encoding TetR/AcrR family transcriptional regulator encodes the protein MSVTQETKVKKGRGRPKLFDREQALDRALELFWAHGYEATSLADLVAATGAKAPTLYAEFENKEGLFRAVMERYVEMFSAQRNATLQCKESGVATGIENYFRSTAACFTDRDKPAGCFFICTSTALSADSEEIADMLRKKHRSQEATLNAFLQERKALGELAEATDTAALSRYLTCVLQGMSVRAREGADRAELDGIVDTLMQLWPMLSGVCRQKTGR
- the rhaM gene encoding L-rhamnose mutarotase, which encodes MVRKAFVMEVFPHCHAEYQRRHSPIWPELAETLKAHGAHQYAIYLDVERSLLFASVEIESEARWQAVAETDVCQRWWASMRELMVCNADNSPVSHELKPVFWLE
- a CDS encoding alpha/beta fold hydrolase; translated protein: MLTLSRSALLWGALLGSTAAVAATPVYGPELQGFTYPYPLQQFSFQSQQQTLHMGFMDVQPQGKANGHTVVLMHGKNFCGATWQATIAALSSNGYRVIAPDQIGFCSSSKPASYQYSFQQLADNTHALLKSLHVDKAIVIGHSTGGMLATRYSLSYPQEVEKMVLVNPIGLEDWKAKGVPWRSVDQWYQRELKTSAAGIKQYEQKTYYSGRWDKSYDKWVDMLAGLNNGPGKTRVAWNSALIYDMIFTQPVYYEFKDLKVPTTLMIGTDDTTAIGSDIAPAAVKSQLGNYKQLGKTVAGLIPGAQLIEFPGLGHAPQMEKPDMFHQRLLGVLQK
- a CDS encoding L-rhamnose isomerase, whose translation is MTRLIEQAFDLAKQRFAAIGVDVEAAMQQLDTLPVSMHCWQGDDVRGFENPQGTLTGGIQATGNYPGRARSAEELRADLDMAMSLIPGAKRLNLHAIYLDSDEPVDRDAIKPEHFSRWVSWAKQHQIGLDFNPTCFSHPLSADGFTLAHADDAIRQFWIDHCKASRKISAYFGEQLGTPSVMNIWVPDGMKDLTVDRMAPRQRLLAALDEIISEKLNPQHHIDAVESKLFGIGAESYTVGSNEFYFGYATSRQTALTLDAGHFHPTETISDKISTAMLYVPRLLLHVSRPVRWDSDHVVILDDETQAIASEIVRQQLFDKVHIGLDFFDASINRIAAWVIGTRNAKKALLRALLEPTAQLRQLEVQGDFTSRLALLEEQKSLPWQAVWEAWCLRHDVPADASWLTKVRDYEQQILSQR
- a CDS encoding ribonuclease domain-containing protein; translation: MSTLRWIVLAAALIVCWIGLKPHFSAPPLAQQDISALTAAPVVARYLQQHQQLPAFYLTKSQARRQGWDPAKGNLCVSLPGHAIGGDRFANREGRLPAAAGERFFEADVNYQCGHRNADRLIWSTSGTVWLTRDHYRTFTRMP
- a CDS encoding MFS transporter — its product is MPIFLLGVVQILSWGGSFYLLAVMARPIIAETHWSQQWVYGALSISILISGLLAPLTGRLIAAGHGRRLLAGSGIVMAAGLVMMGFAHHYALFFLAWCVIGIGMAMGLYDALFSVLGTLYGGQARSMITGITLISGFCTSLVWPGTAGLIHLFGWRDACYLCALLLLISVIPIYLYALPATSAAERAARPATITRSSSLAPQLFWLLCAIFTLASVIMTAMSLQLITLLQASGYSLAAALGISAILGPCQVGSRLVDIAFRRGHPIWTAFFSVALVAIGIIVLAIWPGMALLSMLLYGAGNGLRAIVRGTLPLAMVPPEEYALVVGRMARPALIGQALTPVIGGYVFDRAGASTTLWLLCLLALINVLLVLGLRYVLVTRRSPQ
- a CDS encoding barstar family protein; the encoded protein is MTLHRLSFDFRQIADMRAFYRHFVRLTHSGAHFGNNLDALWDVLTGEMPLPAEIALCHLHSAARQETFAALIALLREAEVELAGQLKVRID
- the rhaD gene encoding rhamnulose-1-phosphate aldolase, yielding MQSILTSPFVQGMVKATSDMWLKGWDERNGGNVSLRLTAEEVQPWAADFYAEPRCIELSQPAPALANDWFLVTGSGKFFRNVQLDPADSLALLQVDDKGLSCKVHWGLSNGGVPTSELASHFQSHCVRKAVTNGQDRVIMHCHATNFMALSYVVELDAARFTRLLWEGSTECLVVFPDGVGILPWMVPGTDGIGAKTAEQMRSHTLVMWPFHGIFGTGPTLDEAFGLIDTAEKASEVVVKVLSMGGMRQGITTDELIALGERFNVKPWQAALDVGPAHGA